A genomic stretch from Mesotoga sp. Brook.08.105.5.1 includes:
- a CDS encoding DUF3147 family protein: MLRYIVKILVSSIIIALVSEVSKKSGYIGGLIASLPLTSMLALFWLYNDTKNPSKVAELSTGILLFVLPSLIFFVAMPLFLRRGINFYVALALSSGIMMAGYAFFLLILSRFGVRL; this comes from the coding sequence TTGTTGAGATACATCGTCAAAATCCTTGTGTCATCGATAATAATCGCTCTTGTTTCTGAAGTTAGCAAGAAGTCCGGATACATTGGAGGACTTATAGCTTCTTTACCCCTTACTTCAATGCTGGCGCTATTCTGGCTCTACAACGATACAAAAAATCCAAGTAAAGTTGCAGAACTTTCCACCGGTATTCTCTTATTTGTTCTTCCTTCTCTGATTTTCTTTGTTGCTATGCCGTTGTTTCTTAGAAGAGGCATCAATTTCTACGTAGCGCTTGCTTTATCCAGTGGAATCATGATGGCGGGCTATGCCTTCTTTTTGCTTATCCTTTCAAGGTTTGGAGTGAGATTATAG
- a CDS encoding MFS transporter encodes MFNKRLPLLLTSLIVFFVMFGFGLLLQLKLRELGASLLMVGLLTTVRGAVETLGSPAWGAISDSLKRRKPLMIVLVLTSALLYFAYSVIEIPLVFILFSALIAFFTAGFEPIAMALSTEHSRDSVRNTSRELSILNTANSMGMLSGRLLLSMLLVFLTVTQTINWYATIAFLAVIPALFLRDQEHTVARRKGFLNRLFPLKQDSSPLWENGLWAVYVGTFLRQLGTAGATSIIAIFMTERIGLSASATAIITSVNPFMQIFSHIFFGRVMYRIGPRKSTLIGIGLTIFTMLFFAMAQSWVLIALGYFSLGIAFGAFINGAGTMISLSSPPERRAEFLGLLRSARAIGFMVGPLLAGTVAEYSYFVMFIMMASLIAAGGLIVIVFTKDRLITS; translated from the coding sequence TTGTTCAACAAACGTCTTCCACTTTTGCTAACATCCCTCATTGTGTTCTTCGTGATGTTCGGCTTCGGCTTACTACTTCAGTTGAAGTTGAGGGAGCTGGGAGCGTCTCTTCTTATGGTCGGACTTCTAACAACAGTTAGGGGAGCGGTTGAGACTCTTGGCTCGCCCGCATGGGGAGCAATATCGGACAGCCTGAAGAGGCGAAAACCGTTAATGATAGTGCTTGTTCTGACTTCTGCTCTTCTCTACTTTGCCTATTCCGTTATCGAGATACCGTTAGTTTTCATATTGTTCTCTGCTTTGATAGCATTCTTCACAGCTGGATTTGAGCCCATAGCAATGGCGCTCAGCACTGAGCATTCCAGAGACTCTGTCAGAAATACTTCAAGGGAGCTATCGATACTGAACACCGCCAATTCAATGGGGATGTTATCAGGCAGGCTACTGCTTTCTATGCTTCTAGTATTTCTTACTGTAACCCAGACGATCAACTGGTACGCGACAATAGCTTTTTTAGCAGTGATTCCGGCTCTTTTCTTGAGGGATCAAGAACACACCGTGGCCCGCAGAAAGGGTTTTCTGAACAGACTGTTCCCTCTTAAGCAGGATTCTTCGCCGCTCTGGGAGAATGGATTGTGGGCGGTCTATGTCGGAACATTCTTAAGGCAGTTAGGTACTGCAGGAGCGACTTCTATCATTGCGATATTCATGACGGAAAGGATAGGTCTGTCGGCTTCGGCAACGGCGATAATCACATCGGTAAATCCTTTCATGCAAATATTCTCCCATATCTTCTTCGGTAGAGTAATGTACAGAATAGGACCCAGGAAAAGCACATTGATCGGTATCGGCCTTACAATATTCACGATGCTTTTCTTTGCGATGGCGCAGAGCTGGGTCTTGATAGCACTCGGTTACTTTTCGCTTGGAATTGCCTTTGGTGCTTTCATTAACGGTGCTGGTACTATGATATCTTTGAGCTCACCACCCGAGCGAAGGGCCGAGTTTCTTGGACTGCTTAGGTCAGCGAGAGCGATTGGTTTCATGGTGGGGCCTTTACTGGCCGGAACGGTTGCAGAATACTCTTATTTCGTCATGTTCATCATGATGGCTTCACTCATTGCAGCTGGAGGACTAATCGTGATTGTTTTTACGAAGGATCGATTGATAACGAGCTGA
- a CDS encoding permease translates to MYSVIIYAVTGLLLLVSLIKSRKKTLLALKKAWISFERILPELIAIMLFVGLLIALLNPETISQLLGESSGVWGLMIASIVGSITLIPGFVAFPTAAILVDNGAGITQIALFISTLMMVGVATFPVEKKYFGSRLTIIRNVMAFGFSFIVAGLMGMILG, encoded by the coding sequence ATGTACAGCGTTATCATATATGCAGTTACTGGATTGCTTCTTTTGGTTTCTCTCATTAAGAGCCGCAAGAAGACATTGTTGGCTCTCAAGAAGGCTTGGATATCATTTGAGCGAATCCTTCCTGAACTTATAGCAATTATGCTTTTTGTTGGGCTACTCATTGCGCTTTTGAATCCCGAGACAATCTCGCAGCTGCTGGGAGAAAGTTCGGGAGTTTGGGGGTTGATGATAGCTTCAATAGTGGGGTCTATCACGCTGATTCCCGGTTTTGTCGCTTTTCCTACGGCGGCCATCTTGGTAGATAACGGTGCCGGGATAACTCAGATAGCTCTTTTCATCTCCACTCTCATGATGGTTGGAGTTGCAACTTTTCCAGTGGAGAAGAAGTATTTCGGGAGCAGACTGACGATTATTAGAAATGTGATGGCATTTGGATTCTCGTTTATAGTGGCAGGTCTTATGGGAATGATTTTGGGATGA
- a CDS encoding metalloregulator ArsR/SmtB family transcription factor: MNKKTVMLFKALGCRWRLKILERLSEGTLCVCEFDDLFPIDKTTLSRHVKALVDAKLIVEKRNGTRKELSIADSRVLEIIKLAHSITDESSEETE, translated from the coding sequence ATGAACAAGAAGACAGTAATGCTTTTCAAGGCACTAGGTTGCAGGTGGCGTTTGAAAATACTGGAGCGTCTTTCAGAAGGTACTCTGTGCGTCTGCGAGTTCGACGACTTGTTCCCCATAGACAAAACAACTCTCTCGAGACATGTCAAGGCCTTAGTCGATGCGAAGCTTATTGTTGAGAAAAGGAATGGTACGAGAAAGGAGCTCAGCATAGCAGACAGTAGGGTCCTGGAGATTATTAAGCTTGCTCACTCTATTACTGATGAGTCTTCGGAAGAAACGGAGTAG